Proteins encoded within one genomic window of Methanobacterium sp. Maddingley MBC34:
- a CDS encoding hypothetical protein (PFAM: Protein of unknown function (DUF752)) yields the protein MEKIQNSFYTPLTPETEAMDIIRKWSFKEKKGDKNAREWATFKIKDFLVETADSSYTLQSQKVNDSIETMHTTHGALREAREKFAQPADLRGKKKVGILDICSGLGINAAAALEQIIDPLVEGEIEHLEMDLVEISWEVLAASLIIPSPSKTHKSVSYLVIKKAIENYLINKGLLSFQAEETEIPDNVNIRVHCEDARKIVLEIPENQVYDAVFLDPFSPTKSPELYSREFLAKVSTLLKEDGVILTYTSAAPVRYALLNAGLEIGEGPALGRSGGTMASPSLHKITKPLGSVDERMIALSDAGIPYRDPELNLSANEIIENRHLERITARGNSKIASTVKTPVYLANDLDERKMDHEKIKRRVLKHLESFSIHDLNSLKSRFLVCPQFSNCICCCGQEGPSTSRARIKEMEKRLKIVANGNFK from the coding sequence ATGGAAAAAATCCAAAATTCATTTTATACTCCTTTAACTCCTGAAACAGAGGCCATGGACATAATAAGAAAATGGTCTTTTAAAGAGAAAAAAGGGGATAAAAATGCACGCGAGTGGGCTACTTTTAAAATTAAAGATTTTTTGGTGGAAACTGCAGATAGTAGCTACACTTTACAGTCACAAAAGGTAAATGACTCTATAGAAACAATGCACACTACTCACGGTGCTCTTCGTGAGGCCCGTGAAAAATTCGCTCAACCTGCAGATCTCAGGGGAAAGAAAAAGGTTGGAATCTTGGATATTTGCAGTGGACTTGGAATCAATGCCGCCGCTGCTCTGGAACAAATCATAGACCCTCTTGTAGAGGGTGAAATTGAACATTTAGAGATGGATCTAGTGGAAATATCATGGGAGGTGCTGGCTGCTAGCTTGATAATACCCAGTCCATCCAAAACCCATAAATCAGTATCTTATCTTGTGATTAAAAAGGCCATTGAAAACTACCTGATCAATAAAGGATTACTATCATTTCAGGCTGAAGAAACAGAAATACCAGATAATGTAAATATTAGAGTGCACTGTGAAGATGCCCGGAAAATTGTACTGGAAATTCCTGAAAACCAGGTTTATGATGCGGTGTTTCTGGATCCTTTCAGTCCCACTAAATCCCCTGAACTTTATAGCAGAGAATTCCTGGCTAAAGTTTCAACTTTACTTAAAGAAGATGGTGTTATTTTAACATATACTTCTGCAGCCCCGGTACGATACGCACTCCTTAATGCAGGTCTGGAGATCGGTGAAGGACCCGCCCTGGGAAGAAGTGGGGGGACCATGGCATCCCCATCACTTCATAAGATTACCAAACCACTGGGCAGTGTTGATGAGCGCATGATCGCCCTATCTGATGCCGGAATTCCCTACCGGGATCCTGAATTAAATCTTTCAGCTAATGAAATAATTGAAAATAGACATTTAGAGAGGATAACTGCGAGGGGTAATTCTAAAATAGCTTCAACAGTAAAAACTCCCGTTTATCTGGCCAATGATCTGGATGAAAGAAAAATGGATCATGAAAAAATAAAAAGAAGAGTTCTCAAACACCTGGAATCATTCAGTATTCATGATCTGAATTCCTTAAAATCCCGCTTCCTGGTTTGCCCCCAGTTTTCAAATTGCATTTGTTGCTGTGGTCAGGAGGGACCTTCTACTTCCAGAGCAAGGATCAAAGAGATGGAGAAACGATTAAAGATAGTTGCCAATGGTAATTTTAAATGA
- a CDS encoding multimeric flavodoxin WrbA (PFAM: NADPH-dependent FMN reductase), producing the protein MVKIIGIVGSPRSNSNTEKLVTEALQSARAVGAETELVKLGSAEIEPCVACDICKATGECAIYDDVGGILEKMVDSQGLIIGSPVYFGNVTSQLKMLMDRSRPLRMDFKLNNKVGGAISTGGSRNGGQETTIAAIHEFLLIQDAIIVGDGAPMAHYGGTGVGTTAEDEVGIQTSRNLGKRVAELAMKLNE; encoded by the coding sequence TTGGTCAAGATCATTGGAATTGTAGGAAGTCCCCGTAGTAACAGTAACACTGAAAAATTGGTAACAGAAGCCCTTCAATCAGCTAGGGCTGTTGGGGCAGAAACAGAACTTGTAAAGCTGGGAAGTGCTGAAATTGAACCATGTGTTGCCTGTGATATATGTAAAGCAACTGGTGAATGTGCCATATATGATGACGTGGGTGGAATACTGGAAAAAATGGTGGATTCACAGGGCCTGATCATTGGAAGCCCGGTTTACTTTGGAAATGTTACATCTCAACTTAAAATGTTGATGGATCGTTCAAGACCTCTGAGAATGGACTTTAAACTTAATAATAAAGTTGGAGGGGCCATAAGTACTGGGGGTTCACGTAACGGTGGTCAGGAAACCACAATTGCAGCTATCCATGAATTTTTACTCATCCAGGATGCCATCATTGTTGGAGATGGTGCTCCAATGGCCCATTATGGTGGAACAGGTGTTGGAACTACTGCTGAGGATGAAGTAGGTATACAAACATCACGTAATCTGGGTAAAAGAGTGGCTGAACTGGCCATGAAACTCAATGAATAA
- a CDS encoding glycosyl transferase (PFAM: Glycosyl transferase family 2), with translation MKDAYPPKNSSEKQKGIYIVLPAYNEEKTINEVMGELIDLGFNLIVVDDGSTDNTYSVSRNFLKKHPSHVNLYRHPINRGLGATLRTGIEAALSHESDIIVTFDADGQHHSQDILPICQPIIQGEADVVIGKRNFKEMPFRKNFGNVVMNIITLIFYGKDVEDSQSGLRAFNRKAAGLMELHSRDYGVSSEIIGEVKRKDLNLVEVPITTIYTDYSLSKGTNTRVGLKILGRLIRNIFK, from the coding sequence TTGAAAGACGCTTACCCCCCCAAAAATTCATCTGAAAAACAAAAAGGCATATACATTGTGCTACCTGCTTACAATGAAGAAAAAACCATAAATGAGGTTATGGGTGAATTGATTGACCTTGGTTTCAATTTGATTGTGGTTGATGATGGTTCCACTGACAACACCTACAGTGTCTCCAGGAACTTTCTCAAAAAGCACCCATCCCATGTAAACCTATACCGACATCCCATCAACCGGGGGTTGGGAGCCACACTCAGAACCGGGATCGAGGCAGCTCTTTCCCATGAATCTGATATAATCGTAACTTTTGATGCCGATGGCCAGCACCATTCTCAGGATATTCTCCCCATCTGCCAGCCCATAATTCAGGGTGAAGCAGATGTGGTGATTGGGAAGAGGAACTTCAAGGAGATGCCATTCCGTAAGAATTTTGGGAATGTGGTGATGAACATCATCACCCTAATTTTCTATGGTAAGGATGTTGAAGATTCCCAGTCCGGTCTCAGGGCATTCAACCGGAAAGCAGCAGGGTTAATGGAACTTCATTCCAGGGATTATGGGGTTTCTTCAGAGATAATTGGAGAAGTCAAACGAAAAGATCTAAACCTGGTTGAAGTACCCATCACTACTATTTACACAGATTACTCACTCTCCAAAGGTACCAACACCAGAGTGGGTCTAAAAATTCTGGGCAGACTAATTAGAAACATTTTCAAATAA
- a CDS encoding hypothetical protein (PFAM: Uncharacterized conserved protein (DUF2304)), giving the protein MKGARIMILYQYIGILIGIIGIIVTFLRFKDGKMSLNMLLVWAAIWVLLIIFSIYPDTTSTLATITGIGRGLDLILIIGLIGSYYFVFKIYNLIENIEEEITSLTREIALQRGEAGQPEKKSNKDEKSQ; this is encoded by the coding sequence ATGAAAGGGGCAAGAATAATGATATTATATCAATATATTGGAATACTCATTGGAATTATAGGTATCATAGTCACTTTTTTAAGGTTTAAAGATGGAAAAATGTCTTTAAATATGCTCCTGGTATGGGCTGCCATCTGGGTTCTTTTAATTATTTTCTCTATCTATCCGGATACAACTTCAACTCTGGCCACTATAACTGGAATAGGGCGGGGGTTAGATTTGATACTGATTATAGGACTTATCGGCAGTTATTATTTTGTATTCAAGATATACAATTTGATTGAGAATATTGAAGAGGAAATAACCAGTTTAACCAGGGAAATAGCATTGCAACGAGGGGAAGCAGGGCAACCAGAAAAAAAATCTAACAAAGATGAAAAATCACAATGA
- a CDS encoding glycosyltransferase (PFAM: Glycosyl transferases group 1), producing MKIAIFHNLPSGGAKRALYNNVDFLAREHEIDVFVPSTANEDYLSLKEIVNNLNTFEVKNTFIGFLFSSIKYFPDRVALTDLEKTQKKIAEAVNKEDYDVVFCEQDRYTMAPFFLKYLKKPHVYYCQQSIIFRELINRNLFKKAGLGTKNDLRSFRLKLYGSRMINMDKKVANYSRYTVVNSYFSHESILRTYGQNSFVSYLGVDTELFKPLNISKENFVLSVGHCLPEKGFEFIIKSLSKIDSQIRPELVIVSDQGNIQWQSYLKNLASELNVQLRILNLITDDELVLLYNQAKMVVYAPYLEPFGLVPLEAMSCGTPVVGVKEGGVRESVKHDHTGMLTERDEESFSKEITNLLLDPNKTEKLAKNSIKVVNDLWTLKNSGKRLLNHLNRAIDCYNE from the coding sequence ATGAAAATAGCAATTTTCCATAATCTTCCTTCAGGAGGGGCAAAAAGAGCATTGTATAATAACGTTGACTTTTTGGCCAGAGAACATGAAATTGATGTATTTGTTCCTTCTACTGCAAATGAGGATTATTTATCCTTGAAAGAAATCGTTAATAATTTAAATACATTTGAAGTGAAGAATACCTTCATTGGTTTCCTATTTTCTAGTATCAAATATTTTCCAGACAGAGTTGCTTTAACTGATCTTGAAAAAACCCAAAAAAAAATCGCGGAAGCTGTAAACAAGGAAGATTATGACGTGGTCTTTTGTGAACAAGATCGATACACTATGGCTCCCTTTTTTTTGAAATATTTAAAAAAACCCCATGTCTACTACTGCCAACAATCCATAATTTTTCGTGAGTTAATTAATCGTAATCTTTTTAAAAAAGCAGGGTTAGGAACTAAGAATGACCTAAGAAGTTTTCGTTTAAAACTTTACGGTTCCCGTATGATTAATATGGATAAAAAAGTAGCTAACTACTCCAGATATACAGTGGTGAACTCCTACTTTTCTCATGAATCTATATTAAGAACTTATGGTCAAAATTCATTTGTTTCATACTTAGGGGTTGACACAGAATTATTTAAACCATTAAACATCTCTAAAGAAAATTTTGTCCTATCTGTGGGGCATTGTCTGCCTGAAAAAGGATTTGAATTTATTATTAAATCTTTATCAAAAATTGACTCCCAAATACGTCCTGAACTTGTTATTGTATCTGATCAGGGGAATATTCAATGGCAAAGCTACTTAAAAAATCTTGCTAGTGAATTGAATGTTCAATTGCGAATATTAAATTTAATTACGGATGATGAATTAGTTTTACTATACAATCAGGCAAAGATGGTTGTTTATGCACCTTATCTTGAACCATTTGGTTTAGTTCCCTTAGAGGCAATGAGTTGTGGAACCCCCGTTGTTGGTGTGAAAGAAGGTGGTGTACGTGAAAGTGTTAAGCACGATCATACTGGTATGCTCACAGAAAGAGATGAAGAATCATTTTCTAAAGAAATTACTAATCTACTATTAGATCCCAACAAAACCGAAAAATTAGCCAAAAACAGCATTAAAGTTGTCAATGACCTTTGGACATTGAAAAATTCTGGAAAAAGACTATTAAATCATTTAAACCGTGCAATTGATTGTTATAATGAGTAA
- a CDS encoding Fe-S oxidoreductase (PFAM: Radical SAM superfamily; B12 binding domain): MDHKSKRILFFNAKREKCDSDSPHIGLAMLAAVLKSCGHEVLVVDYQFNPNAPDPKAIFEDFKPDVVGLTIYTATMKEADIIFEQISQFNKPIIVGGPHATLYSHELVDKANYIIVGEAENIIVDVVENADVGTKGKIICSEPPDPQKLPFPDFTSFVGHEDIFLYPLLTSRGCPYNCSFCAVRFVSTRKWRPKSVEKCIEEIISAKKKFDSIGNVVVYDDNAMFRKNHIKKFLKCYINSNINLPLTVINTRADSLDDEIVSLLKKAKCPHIGIGVESGHPEVFKKIGKGETLDDIIRAAGLIKKHKMTLDLCFVIGLEDDSLENTRVSIEFAKKLKPDHIYWNMITPFEGTKIREWYDKNGKVFDLINHSSLVDGDFMCEEPCAETPEFSIEERKKAYLIAILETNDTRLSIINIPRLYPYVQQYGLYNEFLRWIPKTLWKSFKKPFRILNLAIKMYPEVGLRGFIKRFVKIIRTG; encoded by the coding sequence TTGGATCATAAATCAAAAAGAATATTGTTTTTCAATGCAAAGCGGGAGAAATGTGATAGTGATTCTCCTCATATTGGGCTTGCGATGTTAGCTGCGGTATTAAAAAGCTGTGGGCATGAAGTTTTAGTTGTTGATTATCAATTTAATCCAAATGCACCTGATCCAAAGGCAATTTTTGAAGATTTCAAACCCGATGTGGTGGGTTTAACCATTTATACTGCCACTATGAAAGAGGCAGATATTATATTTGAACAAATATCTCAATTTAATAAGCCAATAATTGTCGGTGGTCCTCACGCTACTTTATATTCCCATGAATTGGTGGATAAGGCTAATTATATAATCGTTGGTGAAGCTGAAAATATAATAGTGGATGTTGTGGAAAATGCAGATGTTGGTACTAAAGGCAAAATAATTTGTTCGGAACCACCTGACCCTCAAAAATTGCCTTTTCCTGATTTCACTTCATTTGTGGGTCATGAAGATATCTTTCTTTACCCATTATTAACCAGTAGAGGATGTCCATATAATTGCAGTTTTTGCGCTGTAAGATTTGTTTCCACAAGAAAGTGGAGACCCAAAAGTGTTGAAAAATGCATTGAAGAGATAATCAGCGCGAAAAAAAAGTTTGATAGTATTGGAAATGTGGTTGTTTATGATGATAATGCAATGTTCCGCAAAAACCATATTAAAAAATTTCTCAAATGCTATATTAACAGCAATATTAATTTACCTCTAACTGTTATCAATACTCGTGCTGACAGTCTTGATGATGAAATCGTATCGCTCCTGAAAAAAGCAAAATGCCCTCATATAGGAATAGGCGTTGAATCTGGACATCCAGAAGTTTTTAAAAAGATTGGTAAAGGTGAAACATTAGACGACATTATTAGAGCAGCAGGATTAATCAAAAAACATAAAATGACTTTAGACCTCTGCTTTGTAATTGGCCTGGAGGATGATTCACTGGAAAATACTCGTGTTTCCATAGAATTTGCCAAAAAATTGAAACCAGACCATATATATTGGAATATGATAACCCCATTTGAAGGCACCAAAATTCGAGAATGGTATGATAAGAATGGAAAAGTTTTTGATTTAATTAACCATTCATCATTGGTTGATGGCGATTTCATGTGTGAGGAACCATGTGCCGAAACACCTGAATTTAGCATTGAAGAACGTAAAAAGGCTTATTTAATTGCCATATTAGAAACAAATGATACGAGATTAAGTATTATAAATATACCTAGATTATATCCTTATGTTCAACAATATGGTTTATATAATGAATTTTTAAGATGGATCCCTAAAACTCTGTGGAAATCTTTTAAAAAACCATTCCGAATATTGAATCTTGCTATAAAAATGTATCCTGAAGTTGGTTTAAGGGGATTTATTAAGAGATTTGTTAAAATTATCCGTACAGGTTAA